One Prosthecobacter debontii genomic window carries:
- a CDS encoding ammonium transporter, translated as MIRRILLPAVLAVSTLVSFTSPIQGQQALETKLDTIIEKLDASQSTLNQVAAKVGAEPAAPAAAPADDEGVAKAEIEALQLNINYVWVVLSAALVFMMQAGFAMVELGFSRAKNSINIIMKNFLDFSISTVVFLFLGFGLMFGTSAGGWIGTDSFWLSGHGADDKLWSFWFFQVVFAGTACTIVSGAMAERTKFVGYLVYAGFLSGIIYPLTGHWAWGSFAGGFGAGGEKGWLEALGFVDFAGSSVVHACGGACALAGIIVVGARHGRFGKDGSPRLIAGHNIPLAALGVFILWFGWFGFNGGSTLFANANIGRIVVNTTVAPAAGALAAMISMWFVQGRPDVGITLNGALGGLVGITACCANITPGSAFIVGIIAGLLTTVATIGLERLCIDDAVGAVPVHLVNGWWGTLSVALFDEAGFDAHKFGVQALGTLAISGTAFILCFIIFKVVDMLVGLRASETEQIDGLDFSEHAANAYPDFQTTEQA; from the coding sequence ATGATTCGACGCATTCTTCTCCCGGCAGTTCTCGCAGTATCTACCTTGGTCAGTTTTACGAGCCCAATTCAGGGCCAGCAAGCACTCGAAACCAAACTCGATACGATCATCGAAAAGCTGGATGCCAGTCAGAGCACTCTCAATCAAGTGGCGGCCAAGGTGGGAGCCGAGCCAGCAGCACCTGCGGCTGCTCCTGCGGATGATGAGGGGGTAGCGAAAGCTGAAATCGAGGCCCTGCAACTGAACATCAACTATGTCTGGGTGGTGCTCAGTGCGGCTCTGGTTTTCATGATGCAGGCTGGCTTTGCCATGGTGGAGCTGGGTTTCTCACGGGCAAAAAACAGCATCAACATCATCATGAAGAACTTTTTGGACTTCAGCATTTCGACGGTGGTGTTCTTATTCCTTGGGTTTGGTCTGATGTTTGGCACCTCGGCTGGCGGGTGGATCGGCACGGATAGTTTTTGGCTTTCCGGTCACGGTGCGGATGACAAGCTCTGGAGCTTTTGGTTCTTTCAGGTGGTGTTTGCAGGGACGGCATGCACGATCGTCTCGGGTGCCATGGCCGAGCGAACCAAATTCGTGGGTTATCTGGTTTATGCAGGTTTCCTCTCAGGTATCATTTATCCTCTCACAGGACATTGGGCGTGGGGGAGCTTCGCCGGTGGATTTGGCGCGGGCGGTGAGAAGGGTTGGCTTGAGGCCTTGGGGTTTGTGGACTTTGCAGGTTCTAGTGTCGTTCATGCCTGCGGTGGTGCCTGTGCCCTAGCTGGCATCATTGTCGTTGGCGCACGTCACGGTCGCTTCGGTAAGGATGGTTCACCACGGTTGATTGCTGGGCATAACATTCCTTTGGCAGCTCTGGGAGTCTTCATCCTCTGGTTCGGGTGGTTTGGCTTCAATGGCGGCTCCACTTTATTCGCTAATGCCAACATTGGCCGTATCGTGGTGAACACTACGGTGGCTCCTGCTGCGGGCGCCTTGGCAGCGATGATTTCCATGTGGTTTGTGCAGGGGCGGCCTGATGTGGGCATCACTCTCAATGGTGCCTTGGGCGGCTTGGTGGGGATCACCGCCTGTTGCGCCAATATCACTCCAGGTTCAGCCTTCATCGTGGGGATCATCGCAGGTTTGCTGACCACGGTGGCGACAATTGGTTTAGAGAGGCTCTGCATCGACGATGCTGTCGGCGCTGTACCGGTGCATTTGGTCAATGGCTGGTGGGGGACCCTGAGTGTGGCTCTCTTTGATGAAGCGGGTTTTGACGCGCACAAATTCGGTGTGCAGGCTCTCGGCACGTTGGCCATCAGCGGCACCGCATTCATCCTGTGCTTCATCATTTTTAAAGTGGTGGATATGCTCGTCGGACTGCGTGCTTCTGAAACAGAGCAGATTGATGGTCTGGACTTCTCTGAACATGCCGCCAATGCCTATCCCGACTTCCAAACCACGGAGCAAGCTTAG
- the rplI gene encoding 50S ribosomal protein L9 codes for MATVQVILKEKIKNLGAEADVVQVKRGFARNFLVPQGKAYEATAGNLRNLNHLKAVRAEREAKELQEAEKTASKLKKLKLKLTLQTGQGGKAFGSITTMDIAKAVAESAAKVELDRHLIQLEKPIKSTGTFEVPVKLHSDVNCFLKVTVVAESDAEAADASEEGAEA; via the coding sequence ATGGCAACCGTTCAAGTAATACTGAAAGAGAAAATCAAAAACCTCGGCGCCGAGGCGGACGTCGTGCAAGTGAAGCGCGGCTTTGCGCGCAATTTCCTCGTCCCACAGGGCAAGGCTTATGAGGCTACCGCAGGCAACCTCCGCAACCTGAACCACCTGAAAGCCGTGCGCGCTGAGCGTGAAGCTAAGGAACTGCAGGAAGCTGAGAAGACCGCTTCTAAACTGAAGAAGCTGAAGCTGAAACTGACCCTTCAGACTGGTCAGGGCGGCAAGGCTTTCGGCTCCATCACGACCATGGACATCGCTAAGGCTGTCGCCGAAAGCGCTGCGAAGGTTGAACTGGATCGTCACCTCATCCAACTCGAGAAGCCAATCAAGAGCACTGGCACTTTCGAAGTTCCGGTGAAGCTGCACAGCGATGTGAATTGCTTCCTGAAAGTGACCGTCGTCGCTGAGTCTGACGCCGAAGCAGCAGATGCTTCTGAAGAAGGCGCTGAGGCGTAA
- a CDS encoding substrate-binding domain-containing protein — protein MPFSIPQRSSLVSETIRALREAIAAGRWQDELPGERRLCEEWHISRPTLRAALNALAAEGVVAISQGKPTRVCTPAEAGPQNKSTAQSLTVGLLSPEPLHAMPPFALLWVDELRSQLASEGHLLQVHVGRAWSGGKNPARALQTLTTTVPATAWVLYRSTEAMQQWFEQRQIPCVVVGSVFPSLNLPSVDRDYRAVCRHAVGLMAARGHQRVCMLIQEPHYAGDLASEAGFEEGLRSAASRGVSGYIQRHDGSREGLMKTLERLLNSRQRPQALLVARSSCILTVCTALLQRGLRIPQDMALVCRDEDSFLDETSPQIARYSVSASLFAKRIFRLVRQPGTKGDSKVMPEFIKRESL, from the coding sequence ATGCCATTCAGCATCCCTCAGCGTTCCTCCCTCGTCTCCGAGACCATCCGAGCCTTGCGAGAGGCGATTGCGGCAGGGCGCTGGCAGGATGAGCTGCCTGGAGAACGGCGGCTCTGTGAAGAGTGGCACATCAGCCGCCCCACCCTACGCGCGGCCCTCAATGCTCTGGCTGCAGAAGGTGTCGTGGCCATCTCACAGGGCAAACCGACCCGGGTTTGCACGCCTGCGGAGGCCGGTCCGCAGAATAAAAGCACTGCACAGTCCCTCACCGTAGGCCTGCTCAGCCCAGAACCTCTGCACGCCATGCCGCCCTTTGCCTTACTGTGGGTGGATGAGCTACGCAGCCAGCTCGCCAGTGAAGGACATTTACTGCAAGTGCATGTAGGCCGGGCGTGGTCGGGCGGGAAAAATCCGGCTCGAGCGCTGCAAACACTGACGACCACTGTTCCAGCCACTGCTTGGGTGCTCTATCGCAGCACCGAGGCCATGCAGCAGTGGTTTGAGCAGAGACAGATCCCGTGTGTCGTCGTCGGCTCCGTTTTCCCGAGTCTGAATCTTCCCTCCGTGGACCGTGACTACCGGGCGGTGTGCCGCCACGCCGTGGGTCTGATGGCCGCCCGGGGCCACCAACGCGTGTGTATGCTGATCCAGGAGCCCCACTATGCCGGCGATTTGGCGAGCGAAGCGGGCTTTGAAGAAGGTCTGCGCAGTGCCGCATCACGTGGTGTGAGCGGTTATATCCAGCGACATGATGGCAGCCGGGAGGGACTTATGAAAACTCTGGAACGCCTGCTCAACTCTCGCCAGCGCCCGCAAGCACTGCTGGTTGCGCGCTCATCCTGCATCCTGACGGTCTGCACCGCTCTACTTCAGCGTGGCTTGAGGATTCCTCAAGACATGGCCCTTGTCTGCCGGGATGAAGACTCCTTTCTCGACGAGACCTCACCGCAAATCGCACGCTACAGTGTGAGCGCCAGCCTCTTTGCCAAACGCATCTTCCGCCTCGTCCGCCAACCCGGGACGAAGGGGGACTCCAAAGTGATGCCGGAGTTCATCAAACGAGAATCATTGTGA
- a CDS encoding arylsulfatase gives MKLFLTLLFSGLFSLALQAETKPNLVIFLADDAGWGDYSQNGNTMVSTPNIDSIAQGGVTLDRFYVCPVCSPTRAEFLTGRYHPRGGVRGVSTGQERLNLDEKTVADAFKASGYATGAFGKWHNGSQWPYHPMARGFDEYFGHTAGHWGEYFDAPLEENGKMVRTKGFIVDVCTDKALNFIDRNKEKPFLCYIPFTTPHSPWAAPEKNWNENKDKPITLKATEADKEVGDETRCVMAMIENQDWNVGRVLNRLKAYGLTDNTIVLYFSDNGPNSHRWTGGMKGKKGMTDEGGVRSTFYISWPAKLPKGQMVKEISGAIDLLPTLTSLAGVPRVGGKPLDGRDLTPLLMQQKTDWPERMIFSTWASNVSVRTQRYRLDNAGQLYDMVEDPGQTTPVNEKEPKLAQELNQAVKSWKMEVLGMSAKDLEPGKGKKKAKGPGNAVDPRPVTVGYKEFPITMLPARDGEPRGGVKRSSGAPNCSYFVNWTAKEDSMAWLLDVHTTGRYEVTVDYTCPLADAGSTVELSFKDSRLTGKVGPGWDPPLYTNQDTLPRPDGESQMKEFHTLKLGEMNLEAGQGELILKALEIPGANVMDVRRVTLTLLD, from the coding sequence ATGAAACTGTTTCTGACCCTTTTATTCTCGGGCTTGTTCTCCTTGGCCCTTCAGGCCGAGACGAAGCCGAATCTGGTGATCTTCCTCGCTGATGATGCGGGCTGGGGGGACTACAGCCAAAATGGCAACACGATGGTTTCGACTCCGAACATCGATTCGATTGCTCAGGGCGGCGTGACTTTGGATCGCTTTTATGTCTGCCCCGTGTGCTCGCCGACTCGCGCGGAATTCCTCACAGGACGTTATCATCCACGGGGTGGGGTGCGTGGGGTTTCGACCGGCCAGGAGCGTCTGAACCTGGATGAAAAAACCGTGGCCGATGCGTTCAAAGCTTCTGGTTATGCCACCGGAGCCTTTGGTAAATGGCACAATGGCAGCCAGTGGCCGTATCATCCCATGGCCCGTGGGTTTGATGAATACTTCGGGCATACCGCAGGCCACTGGGGTGAGTATTTTGATGCCCCCTTGGAGGAGAACGGCAAGATGGTGCGGACGAAGGGCTTCATTGTGGATGTCTGCACGGACAAGGCCTTGAACTTCATTGATCGGAATAAAGAGAAGCCCTTCCTCTGCTACATCCCTTTCACCACCCCGCACTCGCCCTGGGCGGCTCCAGAGAAAAACTGGAATGAGAATAAGGATAAGCCGATCACCCTCAAGGCTACCGAAGCGGATAAGGAAGTGGGTGATGAAACACGTTGTGTGATGGCGATGATCGAGAATCAGGACTGGAATGTGGGCCGCGTGCTCAACCGCCTGAAAGCGTATGGCCTAACCGATAACACCATCGTGCTCTACTTTTCTGACAACGGCCCGAACAGTCATCGCTGGACGGGCGGCATGAAAGGGAAAAAGGGAATGACCGATGAAGGCGGTGTACGTTCCACGTTCTACATTTCCTGGCCTGCCAAGCTGCCGAAAGGCCAGATGGTAAAGGAGATCAGCGGGGCGATCGATCTGCTGCCCACCTTGACCTCTTTGGCAGGCGTCCCTCGTGTGGGCGGGAAGCCTCTGGATGGGCGGGATCTGACCCCTCTGCTGATGCAGCAAAAGACCGACTGGCCGGAGCGCATGATTTTCTCCACCTGGGCCAGCAACGTGAGTGTGCGCACGCAGCGCTATCGCCTCGATAATGCAGGGCAGCTGTATGACATGGTGGAGGATCCGGGGCAAACCACACCGGTGAATGAAAAGGAGCCGAAGCTGGCCCAGGAACTGAACCAAGCCGTCAAATCCTGGAAGATGGAAGTGCTGGGTATGAGCGCCAAGGATCTGGAACCCGGCAAGGGCAAAAAGAAAGCTAAGGGTCCTGGCAATGCGGTGGACCCACGTCCTGTCACGGTGGGTTACAAAGAGTTCCCCATCACCATGCTGCCTGCTCGGGATGGTGAACCACGCGGCGGCGTGAAGCGCAGCAGCGGCGCGCCTAACTGCTCCTATTTCGTGAATTGGACGGCGAAAGAGGACTCCATGGCCTGGCTTCTGGACGTTCATACCACGGGACGCTATGAGGTGACCGTGGACTACACTTGCCCACTGGCCGATGCAGGATCTACGGTGGAGCTCAGCTTCAAAGACAGTCGCCTGACGGGCAAGGTGGGCCCAGGCTGGGACCCACCGCTCTATACGAATCAAGACACCTTGCCACGCCCAGATGGTGAATCGCAGATGAAGGAGTTTCACACTTTAAAACTCGGTGAAATGAACTTGGAAGCCGGGCAGGGGGAACTGATTCTGAAGGCTCTCGAAATCCCCGGTGCCAACGTCATGGATGTGCGTCGCGTCACGCTCACGCTGTTGGATTAA
- a CDS encoding sulfatase family protein gives MKRIGLIFSLLLWPCLGAEAKQPNFIIIYADDHGYGDVSTYHPSDVQTPNIDRLAQQGMLFTNMRANCTVCSPSRAALLTGRYPDRVGVPGVIRTRPEDSWGYFSPQVPTLADALKKSGYHTAIVGKWHLGLESPNTPNERGFDFFHGFLGDMMDSYTTHLRHGNNYMRRNAEVVDPQGHATDIFTEWAEDYLKERAAQKDKPFFLYLAYNAPHFPIEPPAEWLEKVKKRSPQLDEKRALNVALVEHLDDRIGQVLATLDEVGLAEDTVVVYSSDNGGSLPHAQNNDPWRDGKTSHYDGGFRVPFIMRWPGHIQAGSKSDYSGQNFDLFSTFVELAGGQPSAVLDAVSLVPLLKGEAMPEGRELYFVRREGGPAYGGRSYEAIIRGEWKLLQNDPYSPLELYNLKNDPQEKNNVRAKAPKIFNELSTALRRHIQRGGATPWQPPEQGR, from the coding sequence ATGAAACGGATTGGATTGATCTTCTCGCTCTTGCTTTGGCCCTGTTTGGGGGCTGAGGCCAAGCAACCTAACTTCATCATCATCTATGCGGACGATCATGGTTATGGCGATGTCTCGACCTACCATCCGTCGGACGTGCAGACGCCGAACATTGATCGCCTGGCTCAGCAGGGTATGCTCTTCACGAACATGCGGGCCAACTGCACCGTGTGTTCCCCGTCACGGGCAGCTTTGCTGACGGGACGCTATCCAGATCGTGTGGGGGTTCCGGGTGTCATTCGCACAAGGCCGGAGGATTCCTGGGGCTACTTCTCTCCCCAAGTGCCGACTCTGGCAGACGCCTTGAAGAAGTCTGGCTATCACACCGCCATCGTCGGAAAATGGCACCTCGGTTTGGAGTCGCCCAATACACCGAATGAGCGTGGCTTTGATTTCTTCCACGGTTTCTTGGGCGACATGATGGACAGTTACACCACGCACCTGCGCCATGGGAATAACTACATGCGTCGCAATGCCGAGGTGGTGGACCCTCAGGGCCATGCCACGGATATCTTCACGGAGTGGGCTGAAGATTACCTCAAAGAGCGTGCTGCACAGAAGGACAAGCCCTTCTTTCTCTATCTCGCCTACAACGCGCCGCATTTCCCCATCGAGCCACCCGCAGAATGGCTGGAAAAAGTGAAGAAGCGTTCGCCTCAGTTGGATGAAAAGCGTGCGCTGAACGTGGCTTTAGTGGAGCATCTGGATGATCGTATCGGTCAGGTGTTGGCGACTCTGGATGAGGTGGGCTTGGCCGAGGACACGGTGGTGGTGTATTCCTCCGACAACGGCGGTTCTTTGCCCCATGCGCAGAACAACGATCCGTGGCGAGATGGCAAGACCAGTCACTATGATGGCGGATTTCGGGTGCCCTTTATCATGCGCTGGCCCGGTCATATTCAGGCCGGTTCGAAGAGCGATTACTCCGGACAGAACTTCGATCTCTTCTCGACCTTTGTGGAGTTGGCCGGAGGTCAGCCGAGTGCGGTGCTGGATGCCGTCAGTCTAGTTCCCCTTTTGAAAGGCGAGGCCATGCCTGAGGGGCGTGAGCTTTATTTCGTGCGTCGTGAAGGCGGTCCCGCTTATGGCGGACGCAGCTATGAGGCGATCATTCGCGGCGAGTGGAAGCTTTTGCAGAACGACCCCTATAGTCCCTTGGAGCTTTACAACCTGAAGAACGATCCGCAGGAGAAGAACAACGTCCGAGCCAAAGCCCCCAAGATCTTTAATGAGCTGAGCACGGCTCTGCGTCGTCATATTCAACGCGGTGGTGCGACTCCGTGGCAACCTCCTGAGCAGGGGCGTTAG
- a CDS encoding tetratricopeptide repeat protein — protein MFEAADNHMHAKRFQDALAAYQTLWTQLQEELGEAQQVWLLLSIANAAVRSGDYEEALRALEALPEHYADSGIVVGNPLFHLLVGLSLHGLNENPGGQIDNFARALICGGPEIFSGEDSSHLTRTKEILRPPAELGTWTGYQGCCRDLLNQSTGYLRDLLTKKFGSPPPYAEPH, from the coding sequence ATGTTTGAAGCTGCAGACAACCACATGCACGCCAAGAGGTTTCAGGATGCGCTCGCCGCATATCAGACCTTATGGACGCAATTGCAGGAAGAGCTTGGCGAAGCACAACAAGTTTGGCTGCTTCTTTCCATCGCGAATGCGGCTGTTCGCAGCGGCGATTATGAAGAAGCCTTGAGAGCGCTTGAGGCATTGCCCGAGCACTACGCAGACTCAGGGATCGTCGTTGGCAATCCGCTCTTTCACTTATTGGTAGGCTTGAGCCTTCACGGCCTAAACGAAAATCCCGGAGGGCAAATCGATAACTTTGCTCGGGCACTTATTTGTGGCGGGCCGGAGATTTTCTCCGGTGAGGATTCATCTCATTTGACACGAACGAAAGAGATCCTTCGCCCCCCTGCCGAGCTAGGAACATGGACAGGATATCAAGGATGTTGCAGAGATCTATTGAATCAATCGACGGGATATCTCCGCGATCTTTTAACAAAGAAGTTTGGATCGCCACCACCGTATGCTGAACCACATTAA
- a CDS encoding ribonuclease HII — MPSLVHENKLRAAGHVRIAGIDEAGRGPLAGPVSVAAVVLPQRFRHKVLDDSKKLTHATRELLYEELTNDSRIHWHCELIGVAEIDRLNILQATWLGMRRCALALTPNPCAVLIDGKPVRDFPLPQVALVKGDSLSYSIAAASIIAKVTRDRLMTQLAETYPGYGFEVHKGYPTPAHQAALKRLGPCPEHRRSFAPVAQMELSLWG; from the coding sequence ATGCCCAGCCTCGTTCATGAAAACAAACTCCGCGCCGCCGGTCATGTCCGGATCGCTGGCATCGATGAAGCAGGGCGCGGCCCCCTGGCGGGTCCAGTCTCCGTCGCAGCGGTCGTGCTGCCTCAGCGCTTCCGACACAAGGTCCTTGATGACTCCAAAAAGCTCACCCACGCCACCCGCGAGCTCTTGTATGAGGAGTTGACCAACGACTCCCGTATCCACTGGCATTGCGAGCTCATCGGCGTCGCCGAGATCGACCGGCTCAATATCCTCCAGGCCACTTGGCTGGGCATGCGTCGCTGCGCCCTCGCCCTCACTCCCAATCCATGCGCCGTGCTGATCGACGGCAAGCCCGTCCGCGACTTCCCCCTGCCCCAAGTCGCTTTGGTCAAAGGCGACAGCCTCAGCTACTCCATCGCCGCCGCCAGCATCATTGCCAAAGTCACCCGCGATCGCCTCATGACCCAGTTGGCCGAAACCTACCCCGGTTACGGATTCGAGGTCCACAAAGGCTACCCCACCCCCGCCCACCAAGCCGCCCTCAAACGCCTCGGCCCCTGCCCCGAGCACCGCCGCAGCTTCGCCCCCGTGGCCCAGATGGAGCTGAGTCTTTGGGGGTAA
- a CDS encoding sugar phosphate isomerase/epimerase family protein: MDRRSFLASLLSTAASWSGSAALGRARLGLTTASYTQRWLGKYSSFKVPPFGNVLDLMDHVRGLGVGSVQVPIDSWTQDLARRVRQTCESYGMEVEGSVRLPMVDADLGRFEREMRTAKEAGIRILRSALGGRRYEQFRLREDYLGWKDRALQAMQRAEPLTQRLQMKIGIENHKDWEVEELLEALTTVSSEAMGACVDFGNSLALLEEPLKVVQALAPYAVTAHLKDMAVNLCEDGFEMTEVPLGQGSLDLARMIAGLVKGQPDIRLHLEMITRHPLEIPCLTEAYWATFAAKSGVDLARTLTWVRQQSQRTLPRVSGMSKLAILEKEEANIDWSIQYALKCCF; the protein is encoded by the coding sequence ATGGACCGCCGTAGCTTTCTCGCTTCGCTGTTAAGCACAGCGGCTTCATGGTCGGGTTCGGCGGCTTTAGGCAGGGCACGTTTGGGACTGACGACGGCGTCTTACACGCAGCGCTGGTTGGGTAAGTATTCGAGCTTCAAGGTGCCTCCTTTCGGGAACGTGCTGGATCTTATGGATCATGTGCGGGGGCTGGGTGTGGGAAGCGTGCAGGTGCCGATCGATAGCTGGACACAGGATCTGGCCCGGCGGGTGCGTCAGACCTGCGAATCCTACGGCATGGAGGTGGAGGGGAGCGTGCGTCTGCCGATGGTCGATGCCGATCTAGGCCGCTTTGAGCGGGAGATGCGCACCGCCAAAGAAGCGGGGATCAGGATCCTGCGTTCAGCCTTAGGAGGACGTCGCTATGAGCAGTTTCGCCTGAGAGAGGACTATCTCGGGTGGAAGGACAGAGCACTACAAGCCATGCAGCGTGCGGAGCCTCTCACCCAACGCCTGCAGATGAAGATCGGCATTGAGAATCATAAGGACTGGGAGGTGGAGGAACTGCTCGAAGCTTTGACGACAGTCTCCAGTGAGGCGATGGGGGCTTGCGTGGATTTTGGCAACAGTCTCGCTCTATTGGAAGAACCTCTGAAGGTCGTCCAGGCTCTCGCCCCTTATGCTGTGACCGCGCATTTGAAGGATATGGCCGTAAATCTTTGTGAAGACGGTTTTGAAATGACCGAGGTTCCGCTCGGCCAGGGGAGTCTCGATTTGGCGAGGATGATCGCCGGGTTGGTGAAAGGGCAACCGGACATCCGGCTGCATCTGGAGATGATCACGCGTCATCCCTTAGAGATTCCCTGTCTGACGGAAGCTTATTGGGCGACCTTTGCAGCTAAGTCGGGTGTCGATCTGGCGCGGACGTTGACCTGGGTGCGGCAACAGTCCCAGAGGACCTTACCGAGAGTCAGTGGGATGAGTAAACTGGCTATACTCGAAAAGGAAGAAGCGAATATTGATTGGTCCATCCAGTATGCGTTGAAGTGTTGTTTCTGA